In Zerene cesonia ecotype Mississippi chromosome 18, Zerene_cesonia_1.1, whole genome shotgun sequence, the following are encoded in one genomic region:
- the LOC119833835 gene encoding cullin-5 — translation MLKDKGQVTFEDKWPSMRPIVLKLLKQEAVTQIEWQDLFGAVHSVCLWDERGPYKLKEALQQDIMMYIKQAQARVLAQREDQALLKAYIAEWGKFFTQCNYLPTPFRQLENSINNISKVTSSNSSNSQKKNNNNNIEDSLVRKLMLDSWNQSIFMDIKQRLQDSAMKLVQAERNGESFDSQLVIGVRESYVNLCSNSTDKLQIYRENFEAAYMQATEDFYKLKANEHLLANGVQSYMKYADLRLKEEEARAHRYLEPGSGSVAALTQCCERVLIGEHLPTLLAESAPLIKAGETEKLQLMFRLLDRIPDGVTPILRDLEAHIVSAGLADMVASADIITTDSEKYVERLLDLFKRFSTLVKDAFLDDPRFLTARDKAYKCVVNDTTVFKLELPSSALIRGSKGTAPESKCPELLANYCDMLLRKTPLSKRLTSEQIESRLRDVLLVLKYIENKDVFMRYHKAHLTRRLILDSSADSEKEEDMVEWLREVGMPADYVNKLARMFQDIKVSEDLNTQFRGETTRHDAINIKILNAGAWARGSERVTVSLPLELEDYIPEVEEFYKKKHSGRKLQWYHHMSNGTITFANSVGRFDLDVTTFQMAVLFAWNQRPMEKVTYENLRLATELPDPELRRTLWSLVAFPKLKRQLLCYDPPVQNPKDFSENTTFWVNQEFALVKNAKPQRRGKINLIGRLQLSTERSQIEDNHSIVQLRILRTQEAIIKILKMRKRITNTALQSELVEILKNMFLPSKKMIKEQLEWLIEHKYMRRDDEDINTFIYMA, via the exons GATAAGGGACAGGTCACATTTGAAGACAAGTGGCCTTCTATGCGTCCTATAGTATTGAAACTATTAAAGCAAGAAGCGGTCACACAAATAGAATGGCAGGATTTGTTTGGGGCGGTACATTCCGTATGTTTATGGGACGAGAGGGGCCCATACAAGTTAAAGGAAGCGTTGCAACAAGACATCATGATGTATATAAAACAGGCGCAAGCTCGCGTACTCGCCCAACGTGAAGATCAAGCATTACTCAAAGCTTATATAGCTGAATGGGGAAAATTTTTTACACAATGTAATTATCTGCCTACACCATTCCGCCAGTtagaaaattcaataaataacataagtaAAGTGACAAGTTCGAATTCTTCAAATtctcaaaagaaaaataataataacaacattgAAGACAGTTTGGTGAGAAAGCTAATGCTGGATTCATGGAATCAGAGTATATTTATGGATATAAAGCAGAGATTGCAAGACTCTGCCATGAAGCTGGTGCAGGCTGAGCGCAATGGGGAGTCATTTGATTCACAGTTGGTTATTGGAGTCAGGGAATCTTATG ttaattTATGTTCAAATTCTACTGATAAGTTGCAAATATACAGGGAGAACTTTGAAGCTGCATACATGCAGGCAACTGAAgacttttacaaattaaaagctAATGAGCACTTGCTGGCGAATGGCGTACAGTCTTATATGAAATACGCGGATTTACGATTAAAGGAAGAAGAAGCGAGGGCTCATAGATATTTAGAACCAGGAAGTGGGAGTGTTGCAGCGTTGACCCAATGCTGTGAACGGGTGCTAATTGGAGAACATCTTCCCACTCTATTAGCGGAAAGTGCTCCATTAATAAAGGCCGGGGAAACTGAAAAGCTACAGTTAATGTTTCGCTTGCTTGATAGAATCCCGGATGGTGTAACACCCATTTTGAGAGATTTGGAAGCGCATATAGTCTCAGCTGGATTGGCCGATATGGTTGCATCTGCTGATATTATTACGACCGATTCGGAGAAATACGTCGAACGGTTATTAGATCTCTTCAAAAGATTCAGTACACTAGTAAAAGATGCATTCTTAGATGACCCTAGGTTCTTAACGGCTAGGGATAAGGCGTACAAATGTGTTGTGAATGATACTACAGTTTTTAAGTTGGAGCTTCCCTCTTCTGCTCTTATCCGCGGCAGTAAAGGGACCGCTCCAGAGAGTAAATGTCCTGAACTGCTTGCAAACTACTGTGATATGTTGTTAAGAAAAACTCCTCTTAGTAAACGGTTAACTAGTGAACAAATCGAGTCCAGATTGCGAGATGTCCTCTTAGTACTGAAGtatattgaaaacaaagaCGTATTCATGAGGTACCACAAGGCGCATCTGACCCGACGGTTAATTTTAGACTCTAGTGCCGATTCAGAGAAAGAGGAAGATATGGTCGAATGGTTACGGGAAGTTGGGATGCCTGctgattatgtaaataaattagctCGTATGTTTCAAGATATTAAAGTCAGTGAAGATCTCAATACTCAATTTCGTGGTGAAACTACTCGCCATGACgctattaacattaaaatacttaacgCGGGTGCCTGGGCGAGGGGCTCGGAGCGCGTCACGGTCAGTCTACCGCTCGAATTGGAAGATTATATTCCTGAAGTTGAGGAGTTTTACAAAAAGAAGCATTCTGGTAGAAAACTACAATGGTACCACCACATGAGCAATGGGACAATTACATTTGCGAATTCCGTTGGACGATTCGACTTGGACGTGACCACTTTCCAGATGGCCGTCCTATTCGCGTGGAATCAAAGGCCAATGGAGAAAGTGACGTATGAAAATCTGAGATTAGCTACAGAATTACCGGATCCCGAATTACGTAGAACGCTGTGGTCTCTAGTTGCATTCCCGAAGTTAAAGAGACAGTTGTTGTGTTACGACCCTCCTGTACAGAATCCTAAGGATTTCTCCGAAAACACCACTTTCTGGGTTAATCAAGAGTTTGCATTGGTAAAGAATGCCAAGCCCCAAAGAAGAgggaaaattaatttgattggTCGTCTTCAGTTGAGTACTGAGCGATCACAGATTGAAGATAATCATTCCATTGTTCAGTTGAGAATATTGAGGACTCAAGAAGCCATAATAAAGATACTGAAAATGCGGAAGCGCATCACGAATACAGCTTTGCAG aGTGAATTAGTGGAGATTTTAAAGAACATGTTTTTACCTTCAAAGAAAATGATAAAGGAGCAACTGGAATGGTTGATCGAGCACAAGTACATGCGGCGGGACGACGAAGATATCaacacttttatatatatggccTAG